One region of Chitinophaga varians genomic DNA includes:
- a CDS encoding methionine biosynthesis protein MetW: MRNDNRNYDYSGIPVNRRPEYSKIISLLDKGNKVLDLGCGNGLLIEAMQQEAQCSCKGMELSGSGVEICRQKGLDVIVGRIDETLPYEDNEFDVAVCNVTIQMVMYPEKLLAEMKRVSRRQIVSFPNFAYFMNRLDMLVNGRMPTRMLFGYRWYNTGHIHQLSVRDFYELLQAVGGLHVKRKLYVSAGFKLIDALGGLFPGWFRKTIILETEKE; encoded by the coding sequence ATGCGCAATGACAACCGGAATTATGACTATTCGGGGATTCCAGTCAACAGAAGACCAGAATACAGTAAAATTATCAGTTTACTGGACAAGGGAAACAAAGTATTGGACCTGGGCTGCGGCAATGGGTTGCTGATCGAAGCCATGCAACAGGAGGCACAATGCAGCTGTAAGGGCATGGAACTTTCCGGGTCAGGTGTGGAGATATGCCGGCAGAAAGGACTGGACGTGATAGTGGGGCGCATTGATGAAACATTGCCCTATGAAGACAACGAATTTGATGTGGCAGTATGCAACGTGACCATCCAGATGGTGATGTACCCGGAGAAGTTATTGGCAGAGATGAAAAGGGTTTCCCGCCGTCAGATCGTCTCATTTCCTAACTTTGCCTACTTTATGAACCGCCTGGACATGCTGGTCAACGGCAGAATGCCTACCCGGATGCTGTTTGGCTACCGCTGGTATAATACCGGGCATATCCATCAGCTGTCTGTTCGCGATTTTTATGAGCTGCTGCAGGCAGTAGGCGGACTGCATGTGAAAAGGAAGTTGTACGTGTCGGCCGGCTTTAAGCTGATCGATGCGCTTGGAGGGCTGTTTCCCGGGTGGTTTCGCAAAACCATTATCCTGGAAACGGAGAAGGAATAA
- a CDS encoding glycosyl transferase translates to MNERDTTLYYCTLFDSNYLSRGLAMYTSLAAVCSDFHLYVFAFDDKCLSVLRKMALPHLTVISLAEFEDPELLKVKPGRNRAEYCWTCSSSTILYCIQQFQLPHCTYIDADLLFYNDPHVLMEEMGNHSVMITEHRYTPQYDKSKLSGKYCVQYITFRNNRWGMEALQWWRNACLDWCYDRHEDGKFGDQKYLDDWPSRFLNVWVMENLGGGLALWNIQQYDVFKNGDRLRCREISTGKEFDPIFYHFHYLKYFTDNTIELGRRIITPAVKKLFYEPYILELEACKRRIQAVDPSFDPHGARPRPSGLKATLVTIWRKLRNVYHIYPLKESGI, encoded by the coding sequence ATGAACGAAAGAGATACTACATTATACTATTGTACGCTGTTTGACAGTAATTATTTGTCCCGTGGGCTGGCCATGTACACTTCGCTGGCGGCGGTATGTTCCGATTTCCACCTGTACGTTTTTGCTTTTGACGACAAATGTCTGTCTGTATTGCGGAAGATGGCGCTGCCGCACCTGACAGTGATCTCCCTGGCGGAATTTGAAGACCCGGAGCTGCTGAAGGTGAAGCCAGGCCGCAATCGCGCGGAATACTGCTGGACCTGTAGCTCTTCCACGATTTTATATTGTATTCAACAGTTTCAGTTGCCGCATTGTACCTATATCGATGCGGACCTGCTTTTTTATAACGATCCTCATGTGCTGATGGAGGAGATGGGCAACCATTCCGTGATGATCACCGAGCATCGTTATACGCCGCAGTACGATAAAAGTAAACTGAGCGGCAAGTATTGCGTGCAGTACATCACTTTCCGCAACAACCGCTGGGGCATGGAAGCATTACAGTGGTGGCGCAACGCCTGCCTCGACTGGTGCTACGACCGTCATGAAGACGGTAAGTTTGGCGATCAGAAGTACCTGGACGACTGGCCTTCCCGTTTCCTGAACGTATGGGTGATGGAAAACCTGGGCGGCGGTCTTGCCCTCTGGAATATCCAGCAGTACGACGTCTTTAAAAACGGTGACAGGCTACGTTGCCGTGAAATCAGCACCGGTAAGGAATTTGACCCGATATTTTACCATTTCCATTACCTGAAGTATTTTACCGATAATACCATAGAACTGGGCAGGCGTATTATCACGCCGGCCGTAAAAAAGTTGTTCTATGAACCATATATCCTGGAACTGGAGGCATGCAAGCGGAGAATACAGGCGGTAGACCCGTCATTTGATCCGCATGGCGCGAGGCCCCGGCCATCAGGCCTGAAAGCTACGTTGGTCACCATCTGGCGTAAACTGAGAAATGTTTATCATATATATCCCCTGAAGGAATCCGGGATTTAA
- a CDS encoding sugar 3,4-ketoisomerase → MAHIINLTTHSDKRGNLTVIEKQIPFDIKRIFYIYGVDDSVRGGHRHHRTIQAAICVHGSCIVSNNNGKGEQTDFVLDHPNKCLILEPEDWHTMHHFTPDAVLLVMASTPFDPADYIYEPYDN, encoded by the coding sequence ATGGCACATATCATCAATCTGACGACACACAGTGATAAACGGGGGAACCTTACCGTCATAGAAAAACAGATCCCTTTCGATATCAAAAGGATCTTTTATATCTATGGCGTGGATGATTCCGTAAGAGGCGGCCACCGGCATCACCGTACCATACAGGCCGCCATCTGCGTGCATGGCAGCTGTATTGTGTCCAACAACAATGGCAAAGGAGAGCAGACCGACTTCGTGCTGGACCATCCCAACAAATGCCTGATACTGGAACCGGAAGACTGGCATACCATGCACCACTTTACGCCCGACGCGGTATTGCTGGTGATGGCGTCTACTCCTTTTGACCCGGCGGATTATATTTACGAACCTTACGACAATTGA
- a CDS encoding DegT/DnrJ/EryC1/StrS family aminotransferase, whose amino-acid sequence MIDYENLGLLNKPFFDEFRAAFNDTLESGWYILGNKVKEFETDYAAYHGVKHCLGLANGLDALILSLRAFNFTPGDEVIVPSNTYIATILSIAQCGLKPVLVEPDINTYNIDPEKIPAAITPRTRAIMVVHLYGKSCEMDKIMAIKEKHNLVLIEDCAQSHAASFKGQLTGTFGEFGAFSFYPTKNLGALGDAGAVLCNDDELATAIRRLRNYGSDVKYYNEVVGYNSRLDEVQAAFLSVKFKYLAQITEHKRKLADVYHQGLKNDFIKPVVHPDYFDVYHIYNIRHERRDELKQFLLDNGVKTDIHYPLPPHRQKAMKGIIEGDSYPISEEIHRTTLSLPCSYCHTTADIEKVVEVINKF is encoded by the coding sequence ATGATCGATTATGAGAACCTCGGCTTACTGAACAAGCCTTTCTTTGATGAATTCAGGGCGGCTTTCAATGATACTTTGGAAAGCGGCTGGTATATACTGGGCAATAAAGTAAAGGAATTTGAAACCGATTACGCCGCTTATCACGGTGTAAAACACTGCCTCGGGCTGGCCAACGGCCTCGATGCGCTGATCCTGAGTCTGCGCGCCTTCAACTTCACCCCAGGCGATGAAGTGATCGTGCCTTCCAATACGTATATCGCTACTATCCTGTCTATCGCGCAGTGCGGCCTGAAACCCGTGCTGGTGGAACCGGACATCAATACCTACAATATTGACCCGGAAAAAATTCCGGCAGCGATCACGCCCCGTACCCGTGCCATCATGGTGGTACATCTGTATGGTAAAAGCTGTGAGATGGACAAGATCATGGCCATCAAGGAAAAACATAACCTGGTGCTGATAGAAGATTGCGCCCAGTCACATGCCGCCTCTTTCAAAGGGCAGCTGACCGGTACTTTCGGGGAATTCGGCGCATTCAGTTTTTATCCGACCAAAAATCTCGGCGCCCTTGGCGACGCTGGCGCAGTGCTTTGCAATGACGATGAACTGGCCACCGCTATCCGCCGGCTACGCAACTATGGCTCCGATGTTAAATACTACAATGAAGTGGTAGGCTACAACTCCCGCCTGGATGAAGTGCAGGCTGCTTTTCTGAGCGTGAAGTTCAAATATCTCGCACAGATCACCGAACATAAAAGAAAACTGGCCGATGTTTATCACCAGGGGCTGAAAAACGATTTTATCAAACCAGTGGTACACCCTGACTATTTTGATGTGTACCATATCTACAATATCCGTCACGAGCGCCGCGATGAACTGAAACAGTTCCTGCTGGACAATGGTGTAAAAACAGATATCCACTACCCGTTGCCGCCGCACCGGCAGAAAGCGATGAAAGGCATTATTGAAGGTGATTCGTACCCGATCTCCGAAGAGATACACCGTACTACCCTCAGTCTGCCATGTTCCTACTGCCATACCACCGCAGATATAGAAAAGGTAGTGGAAGTGATCAATAAATTTTAA
- a CDS encoding glycosyltransferase family 2 protein, which produces MSDKRSSAVVSIITVCYNAGRFIESTIKSVLSQTYPHIEYIIIDGASKDNTLEVIAPYRSRIARVVSEKDNGLYDAMNKGMQLATGEYLLFLNADDILADDTVIEKMMHSCPDADVYYGEAMFIDEQGNELGLRSEQTPHKVPAQLNWKSLKHGMVVSHQAYIIRRKLSPLYDLQYKVCADIDWMIRTLKASRHICNTHITVSKFRVGGTSKQRQQLAWKERYKILSRYYGHIPNFTHHLFIGLRYIFSKKY; this is translated from the coding sequence GTGTCGGATAAACGATCATCAGCGGTTGTCAGCATTATTACGGTATGTTACAATGCAGGCAGGTTTATTGAAAGCACCATCAAAAGCGTGCTGTCACAGACGTACCCGCATATCGAATATATCATTATAGACGGTGCGTCGAAAGACAATACGCTGGAAGTGATAGCGCCATACCGCTCCCGCATCGCCCGCGTGGTATCAGAGAAAGACAACGGCCTGTATGATGCCATGAACAAAGGGATGCAGCTGGCTACCGGCGAATACCTGCTGTTCCTCAATGCAGACGATATCCTTGCGGATGATACAGTGATCGAAAAAATGATGCACAGCTGCCCGGATGCAGACGTATATTACGGAGAGGCGATGTTCATCGATGAGCAGGGCAATGAACTGGGGCTGCGCTCTGAGCAAACGCCGCATAAAGTACCGGCGCAGCTCAACTGGAAAAGCCTGAAACATGGCATGGTGGTGTCTCATCAGGCATATATCATACGCCGGAAACTGAGCCCGCTCTACGATCTGCAATATAAAGTATGCGCAGACATCGACTGGATGATCAGAACATTAAAGGCTTCCCGTCATATTTGCAATACACATATCACTGTGTCGAAGTTCAGGGTGGGCGGCACTTCCAAGCAACGGCAACAGCTGGCATGGAAGGAGCGGTACAAAATACTGAGCCGGTATTACGGGCACATCCCTAATTTCACGCATCACCTGTTTATCGGGTTGCGGTATATCTTCTCGAAAAAATATTAA
- a CDS encoding YfhO family protein: MKQNWLKAILPHLAAIGIFILLATVYCSPVLEGKIVNQSDMMSVNGMAKEARDFYEATGEAPLWTNSMFSGMPSYVIYTGPGKNALTFVNKLVTLGLPSPVNMLFLAMISMYLLACILDFKYWIRILGAIAFAFCSYNVILIDVGHITKMYDIALMPAVLAGIILTYRGRLIGGFGLTAIATGLLIYNNHLQMIYYTLIMILILVAGAFIHAYKTKTIPQFFKASVLLAIAGIIGVLPAADNLLPVKEYTDYTMRGSKSELTLGKEDAKENKSTGLDKDYAFEWSYGVGESLTFMIPGYVGNSSGQKLGTGSHVYEQMVSLGAPAAQVEQYMDQMKFPLYYGAQEKGTSGPVYVGAIICFLFILSLLVVDSWHKWWLLAVTIVGFILAWGKNFGFINDFLFYHLPLYNKFRAPAQALVLPSLTFVILACWALQEVANGKHSKDVLLKKLKQATYITGGIVIVVGILGSMFMNFSGHSDETMLGYFAQMLGGKENAQLMIRALEKDRSSLLLKDSIRSLVFILIAAAAIWAYLKDKLKWQPAALIIVAAVAIDLIQVDRNYLGKDSYVDESVMNAPFQPSAADLQIKQDPDPYYRVFNLTSDPFNDAVPSYFHKNIGGYSPAKLWIYQDLITHQISKNNMGVLNMLNTKYFIVPDQKTGQPVAQRNPDANGNAWFVKGIVWAPDANTEMKTLDYLHTKDSAVVDKRFAKELGANYQPAATDSSAAIKLTKYGLNSLEYTSTNAQEGLGVFSEIYYPAGWNAYIDGKKTDIVRVDYALRGLKIPAGQHKIDLKFEPATFYKAQKISSVTSIVLVLVVIGSFIWEIIGAGKKEEKPAA; this comes from the coding sequence ATGAAGCAAAACTGGCTAAAAGCCATTCTTCCGCATCTGGCAGCAATTGGCATCTTTATATTGCTGGCAACGGTTTACTGCTCTCCTGTATTGGAAGGCAAGATAGTAAACCAGAGCGACATGATGAGCGTAAACGGAATGGCCAAAGAGGCGAGAGACTTTTACGAAGCGACGGGTGAAGCCCCCTTGTGGACTAACAGCATGTTCTCCGGGATGCCTTCCTATGTGATCTACACAGGCCCCGGCAAAAATGCGCTCACCTTCGTCAACAAATTGGTTACGCTCGGCCTACCCTCCCCTGTTAACATGCTGTTCCTCGCTATGATCAGCATGTACCTCCTCGCCTGTATCCTGGACTTTAAATACTGGATACGGATATTGGGCGCCATCGCTTTTGCCTTCTGCTCCTACAATGTGATCCTCATCGATGTAGGGCACATCACCAAAATGTACGACATCGCCCTGATGCCCGCAGTACTGGCCGGTATCATACTCACCTACCGCGGACGCCTGATCGGCGGCTTTGGCCTCACCGCTATCGCTACCGGCCTACTCATCTACAACAACCACCTGCAAATGATCTATTACACCCTGATCATGATACTCATACTGGTAGCAGGTGCGTTTATCCACGCGTATAAAACGAAGACAATACCGCAGTTCTTCAAAGCGTCTGTGCTGCTGGCCATCGCCGGCATCATAGGCGTACTGCCCGCCGCAGACAACCTGCTTCCCGTAAAGGAATACACCGACTATACCATGCGCGGCAGCAAGTCCGAACTCACCCTGGGCAAAGAAGACGCGAAAGAAAATAAATCCACCGGCCTGGACAAAGACTATGCTTTTGAATGGAGCTATGGCGTCGGTGAATCCCTCACCTTTATGATCCCTGGCTATGTAGGCAACTCCTCCGGCCAGAAACTGGGCACCGGCTCCCATGTGTACGAACAAATGGTCAGCCTCGGCGCTCCCGCCGCCCAGGTGGAACAATATATGGACCAGATGAAATTCCCGCTCTACTACGGCGCACAGGAAAAAGGAACCTCCGGCCCCGTATACGTAGGCGCTATCATCTGTTTCCTGTTCATCCTCTCGCTGCTGGTAGTGGACAGCTGGCATAAATGGTGGTTGCTCGCCGTTACCATCGTGGGCTTTATCCTCGCATGGGGCAAAAACTTCGGCTTTATCAACGACTTCCTCTTTTATCACCTGCCACTGTACAATAAATTCAGAGCACCGGCACAAGCGCTGGTACTGCCTTCGCTCACGTTTGTAATACTGGCCTGCTGGGCACTGCAGGAAGTGGCCAACGGCAAGCACAGCAAAGACGTACTACTGAAAAAACTGAAACAGGCCACTTACATCACCGGTGGTATCGTCATTGTAGTCGGTATCCTCGGCAGCATGTTCATGAATTTCAGCGGCCACAGCGACGAAACCATGCTCGGTTACTTCGCGCAGATGCTGGGTGGCAAAGAAAACGCGCAACTGATGATCCGCGCACTGGAAAAAGACCGTAGCTCCCTGCTGCTGAAAGACAGCATCCGCTCACTGGTGTTTATCCTGATCGCCGCCGCCGCTATCTGGGCCTACCTGAAAGATAAACTGAAATGGCAACCTGCCGCATTGATCATCGTAGCCGCAGTAGCAATAGACCTGATACAGGTAGACCGTAACTACCTCGGTAAAGACAGCTATGTGGATGAATCAGTGATGAATGCGCCCTTCCAGCCTTCTGCAGCTGACCTGCAAATTAAACAGGACCCGGACCCGTACTACCGTGTGTTCAACCTCACCTCCGATCCGTTTAATGACGCTGTCCCCTCTTACTTCCACAAAAACATCGGTGGCTACAGCCCCGCTAAACTGTGGATTTACCAGGACCTGATCACTCATCAGATCTCTAAAAACAATATGGGCGTGCTCAACATGCTCAACACCAAGTACTTCATCGTTCCGGACCAGAAAACCGGTCAACCTGTAGCACAACGCAACCCGGACGCTAACGGTAACGCATGGTTCGTAAAAGGTATCGTATGGGCGCCTGATGCCAATACGGAAATGAAAACGCTGGACTACCTGCACACCAAAGACTCCGCAGTAGTGGACAAACGTTTTGCGAAAGAACTGGGTGCCAACTACCAGCCCGCCGCTACAGACAGCAGCGCTGCCATCAAACTCACCAAATATGGCCTCAACAGCCTGGAATATACATCCACCAACGCACAGGAAGGTCTTGGCGTATTCTCCGAGATCTACTACCCCGCTGGCTGGAACGCATATATCGATGGTAAGAAAACAGACATCGTCAGAGTTGACTATGCACTGCGCGGCCTGAAAATACCTGCCGGCCAGCATAAAATCGATCTGAAATTTGAGCCTGCCACTTTCTACAAAGCCCAGAAAATTTCGTCTGTTACCTCCATCGTACTGGTACTGGTGGTAATTGGATCGTTTATATGGGAAATCATTGGTGCGGGTAAAAAAGAAGAGAAACCAGCAGCGTAA
- a CDS encoding queuosine precursor transporter codes for MVKQLLNDKPTRLFVIFASFFVANALIAECIGGKLFSLERLFGLPVHTFSLFGESGLSYTLTAGVLLWPLEFVMTDIVNEFYGPVAVRRISYTAVALISYAFLMFFVAMRVPADSWWIGSSSTEGVPDMQKAFVGIFGQGMWIILGSLSAFLVSQIVDVTVFHRIKKRTGEKHVWLRATGSTIVSQLVDSFIVLFIAFKVGKDWSWQRVLAICMVNYSYKFVVAVALTPLIYLLEHRIVRYLGHDTAARMKAAAMGKDEMPVMDVVPHD; via the coding sequence ATGGTCAAGCAACTACTAAATGATAAGCCTACACGGCTTTTTGTCATATTTGCCAGCTTTTTTGTAGCCAACGCGCTGATCGCGGAATGCATCGGCGGCAAATTGTTTTCGCTGGAACGCCTGTTCGGATTGCCTGTGCATACCTTTTCCCTGTTTGGGGAGAGCGGGTTGTCCTACACCTTGACGGCCGGTGTGTTATTGTGGCCGCTGGAGTTTGTGATGACAGATATTGTGAATGAGTTTTACGGGCCGGTAGCGGTGCGTCGTATCTCGTATACAGCGGTAGCGCTGATTTCCTATGCTTTCCTGATGTTTTTTGTGGCGATGAGAGTGCCGGCAGACAGCTGGTGGATAGGCAGCAGCAGCACTGAAGGCGTGCCCGACATGCAGAAAGCGTTTGTGGGGATTTTCGGGCAGGGGATGTGGATCATCCTGGGTAGCCTGTCGGCCTTCCTGGTAAGCCAGATCGTGGATGTGACCGTGTTTCACCGGATAAAAAAACGTACCGGCGAAAAACATGTATGGTTACGTGCCACGGGGTCTACCATTGTATCTCAGCTGGTAGACAGTTTCATTGTATTGTTTATTGCGTTTAAGGTGGGCAAGGACTGGAGCTGGCAGCGGGTGTTGGCCATTTGTATGGTGAACTACAGTTATAAATTCGTAGTGGCGGTAGCGTTAACGCCGCTCATCTATCTGCTGGAACACCGCATCGTGCGTTACCTCGGCCATGATACGGCTGCCCGTATGAAAGCGGCCGCCATGGGCAAAGACGAAATGCCGGTCATGGACGTGGTGCCGCACGATTAA
- a CDS encoding NUDIX domain-containing protein, with amino-acid sequence MQTGFNVRVYGIMINDRKQVLVTDEYIRGGYYTKFPGGGLEFGEGTLECMVREWREELAQDVRVVEHIYTTDFFQISAFDNETQIISIYYLVEPLSPFTAQVLNKPFDFKVPEGVSEVEYARWIDWEEFSAEAVTLPIDKVVADMVKARY; translated from the coding sequence ATGCAAACAGGATTCAACGTACGTGTTTACGGCATTATGATCAATGACCGTAAACAGGTACTGGTAACAGACGAATATATCCGGGGCGGTTACTATACCAAATTTCCCGGCGGCGGGCTGGAATTCGGGGAAGGCACACTGGAGTGCATGGTACGGGAGTGGCGCGAGGAACTGGCACAGGATGTCCGTGTAGTAGAGCATATTTATACCACTGATTTTTTTCAGATCTCCGCATTCGACAACGAAACACAGATCATCTCCATTTATTACCTGGTAGAACCATTGTCTCCCTTTACCGCACAGGTGCTCAACAAACCATTTGATTTCAAGGTACCGGAAGGGGTATCTGAAGTAGAATACGCACGTTGGATCGACTGGGAGGAGTTTTCAGCCGAAGCCGTTACCCTCCCGATCGATAAAGTGGTGGCAGATATGGTGAAAGCACGCTATTAA
- a CDS encoding class I SAM-dependent methyltransferase → MAALLKNIIRKAKALSGYNAMKAAAAEKKLIKALKDTKDWKLVIGASSVFEQGWIPTEVEQFNLLDPDSWNKYIPDASVSVFLAEHVWEHLTYEQGLTGARTCYRYLKPGGYLRIAVPDGFHPDADYINNVKPGGAGWGADDHKVLYTYKLMSQLLTEAGFKVKLLEYYDEAGQFHANEWNKSDGMIHRSIRYDQRNVGGKPVYTSIIIDAVK, encoded by the coding sequence ATGGCAGCTCTGTTAAAAAATATCATACGAAAAGCCAAAGCGCTGAGTGGCTACAACGCCATGAAAGCCGCCGCCGCAGAAAAGAAACTGATAAAAGCACTTAAAGATACCAAAGACTGGAAACTGGTTATCGGCGCCAGTTCCGTGTTTGAACAGGGATGGATTCCTACGGAAGTGGAGCAGTTCAACCTGCTGGACCCGGATTCCTGGAACAAATATATTCCCGATGCATCCGTGTCCGTTTTCCTGGCTGAGCACGTGTGGGAACACCTCACGTACGAACAGGGCCTCACCGGCGCACGTACCTGCTACCGCTACCTTAAACCAGGTGGTTATCTGCGTATAGCCGTTCCTGATGGTTTCCATCCGGACGCTGATTATATCAACAATGTAAAGCCCGGTGGCGCAGGCTGGGGCGCAGACGACCATAAAGTCCTCTACACCTACAAGCTCATGAGCCAACTGCTGACGGAAGCCGGCTTTAAAGTGAAGCTGCTGGAATATTATGACGAAGCTGGACAGTTCCATGCCAATGAATGGAACAAATCCGATGGCATGATACACCGCTCTATCCGTTACGACCAAAGAAATGTGGGCGGCAAGCCGGTCTATACTTCCATCATCATCGACGCTGTTAAATAG